The genome window CAAAGGGAAAAGGATGGGCAAGAGGGAATGGGTTTAAGACGGAGAGACACTGACCCGGGGTGGGAAATTTCGGTATAGGACATCGTCCGGAGGACGGGGAGGGTGGACAGGGCACCGTCCGCAGTAGGATGGGGAGGCTCAGGACGCCGTCTGGGGACGGTAAACCGGATCGGGAAGGGGATGGCAGCGCACCTTGCCGCGCAGCGCCTTCCTCCAGCGGGGCTCCCACTCCGGCGGCTCGGGCCCCGCCGCCATCCGGCAGGCAGCACACAGCGGGCCTCCATCGGCGCGGCAGAGCAGCTGCAGAGCCGCCTCCGAGGCTGGACCATCGCGCGCAGGGGCTGCGGCCGCCTCCTCAAGCGCCAGCAGGCGGCGGCTGAGCGGCGGCCGGCTGGGCTCCACAGCGCGCTGCCAGCAGTCATCGGCGCACTCGGGACACGGGAACGGCCCGTCCTCCTCTGCCCAGAAGCGCACCACGCACGACCGGCAGAAGCGGTGGCCACAATCGGCGTGCACCGGCTCTCGGGGCACGCGCTGGCACAGGGCGCAGGTGGCCTCGGCGGGGCCCGCGGGGAGCGccagggcggcggcggcgggggatCTTCCGAGAGAGGACGGGCAGAGAGGCTGGAGGGTACGGACCGGGATGCGGACGCAGACagaaggcagggaagcagagctgGACTGGGACAAGGATGGCGCCCGGGATTCGCGGGGCGGGGACGGCGTCGCGCTGCACGCACGGCCCTGGCAGCGTTGTGCGCTCCACCCGGGTCTTGTCAATGGGGCGCTTCACTCTCTGTCTAGTGGGCTGCCTACGTTGTCAATCCAGAAATCTTACAGGGATTGTCACATTCCCCATAAATGACTCGTGCTAGAGAGACAAGCCAAATTTTAGTATTTAGAGagcatttaagtattttttaagctGCTAGGACCTGTGCTGCAcaccacccccaccacacacccTTACACGCATGCACTCCGTGAGGGTGGTGCCGAAGAACTGTTAGGACCTGAGCTTCAAACACCCTCACCTTCACCACGGCCCGCTTACACACGCGCGGAGGTGGGGGAGGTACTGAAAAACCGACTATGTATCTCCCCTCCAACCGCGGTTCTGCCGGCTCCGCATTGCATGGGCCACCAGGTTGTACTGTGACACTGCCCCCAGCGCGGAAGATTGACTCAGAATGCAGGTGTCCTGGGCACCCCAGGGTAACAGGCCTCAAGACATTTGTTAGCATTTCTTTAGGAAAAACCAAACAATTTTTGGGAGGAGCAATCACAGCAAGCgcatagttttgtgtgtgtgtttttttttaattaaggtatttaCCACTAcatgattattaatttttaaaaatgattttgctaTCCCATACAAGTGCAAAATCTTCGGTTTtgtgggttttaaaaaaaatctagtataGACTTAAAAATGTACGAAGTGGGAGTCAGAAATGGGGCTGGTAAACCTGTGGTAGGCAGGAGCAGAGCAAGGAGAATAGGCCAAATACAGAAGGGGCCCAGGGTAGAAAGGCCCAGGTGCCTAGAAACGGGTAAAACTGGAAAAACAGGACCTCAAAGccagggtaacctttcctccCCTGTAACATTGCTGGTCTCCCAGTTCAGGTCCTccactgacctttcctcccctggcatgctgaacctgacaagctcaggggaggcctgcacaATGCCCTTGTGAACTCAGACACCTAAAGACACAGGataatctaaaattaaaattttctaactgtatggccagtggccaccaccgtcgtggccatgcaggttctcattggatttgggcagacagtaaagaaacaatggagccc of Saccopteryx bilineata isolate mSacBil1 chromosome 1, mSacBil1_pri_phased_curated, whole genome shotgun sequence contains these proteins:
- the RNF187 gene encoding E3 ubiquitin-protein ligase RNF187 codes for the protein MAECWIALNVVESQQRQEAGAEAEAEARSGAARSAEQKAAVARGLTLAAGVDVSSFSLEDEENRAGVAIRGLHESPAGRSTYYGPGHLHSESIFRAGGSVTVQPGGPCNAEPAEPRLEGRYIVGFSVPPPPPRVCKRAVVKVRVFEAQVLTVLRHHPHGVHACKGVCAPLTRPGWSAQRCQGRACSATPSPPRESRAPSLSQSSSASLPSVCVRIPVRTLQPLCPSSLGRSPAAAALALPAGPAEATCALCQRVPREPVHADCGHRFCRSCVVRFWAEEDGPFPCPECADDCWQRAVEPSRPPLSRRLLALEEAAAAPARDGPASEAALQLLCRADGGPLCAACRMAAGPEPPEWEPRWRKALRGKENKGSVEIMRKDLNDARDLHGQAESAAAVWKGHVMDRRKKALTDYRKLRTFFVEEEERFLQEAEKEEGSPEDEDADPAERFRSLLQALSELEQRHSNLGLSMLLQ